The Onychomys torridus chromosome 4, mOncTor1.1, whole genome shotgun sequence genome includes a window with the following:
- the LOC118581086 gene encoding olfactory receptor 1102-like — protein MTRTPSEKNAEKIKVNNVTEITVFILLGFTDDFDMKIFLFILFLAIYLVTLIGNLCLVVLVIEDARLHTPMDYFLTVLSLLDACFSTVLTPKMLVNFLSKTKSISLVGCAMQMLPFVTFGTTEYFLLAAMAYDHYLAIYSPLLYAVRMSPRIYVPLIVASYTGGILHATVHTVATFSLSFCGSNEIRHIFCDIPPLLALSCSDTHLNQLLLFYCAGSIELVTIFIVLVSYGFILVAILKINSAEGRRKVFSTCGAHLTGVSIFHGTILFMYVRPSSNYTLERDMVVSSFYTIVIPMVNPIIYSLRNKDVKEAMRKLFKRNCFM, from the coding sequence ATGACAAGGACTCCATCAgagaaaaatgcagaaaaaatTAAGGTGAACAATGTGACTGAAATTACAGTGTTTATACTACTGGGATTCACAGATGACTTTGACATGAAAATATTcttgtttatattatttcttgCAATATACCTTGTAACTCTGATAGGAAATCTGTGCTTGGTTGTATTGGTCATTGAGGATGCACGGCTCCACACCCCCATGGACTATTTTCTGACTGTTTTGTCACTGTTGGACGCTTGTTTTTCAACAGTGCTGACTCCCAAAATGTTGgtcaattttctttcaaagactAAATCCATTTCACTTGTTGGATGTGCAATGCAGATGCTTCCCTTTGTTACATTTGGAACCACAGAATATTTCCTTTTGGCAGCAATGGCTTATGACCATTATTTAGCAATCTACAGCCCACTTCTGTATGCAGTGAGGATGTCACCCAGAATCTATGTGCCACTCATTGTCGCTTCATACACTGGTGGAATTTTACATGCTACTGTACACACAGTGGCTACTTTTAGCCTTTCTTTCTGTGGATCCAATGAAATTAGGCACATCTTCTGTGatattcctccattgctggcACTTTCTTGTTCTGACACTCACTTAAATCAACTTCTTCTCTTCTACTGCGCAGGCTCCATTGAGCTAGTCACCATCTTCATTGTCCTGGTCTCTTATGGTTTCATCCTGGTGGCCATTTTGAAGATAAATTCAgctgaagggaggaggaaagtgtTTTCTACATGTGGAGCTCACCTAACAGGAGTGTCCATTTTCCATGGGACAATCCTCTTCATGTATGTGAGACCAAGTTCCAACTACACCCTTGAGCGTGACATGGTAGTGTCATCATTTTACACCATTGTGATTCCCATGGTGAATCCTATCATCTATAGTTTGCGAAACAAAGATGTGAAAGAGGCAATGAGAAAGTTATTCAAGAGAAATTGCTTCatgtaa